A single region of the Polyodon spathula isolate WHYD16114869_AA chromosome 5, ASM1765450v1, whole genome shotgun sequence genome encodes:
- the LOC121315752 gene encoding kelch-like protein 31 has product MAPKKKNVKKNKGAMNEMTIIVEDGPLSKLNGLNTLIEGGNGFSCISAEVTDASYGPSLMEGLSKMKQEGFLCDLTIATKTKSFSVHKVVLASCSEYVHNALKKDSSIQRLELNDISPVGLATVIAYAYSGKLNLSLYTIGSTIATANFLKIQSLVKMCCDFLIQEVNVENCMYVANVADTYGLKNTKEAAQKFMRDSFIDFSETDQFLKLTYDQISNFLSDDALQLPSEITAFRIAMRWLDFDQKRMKYAADLLANVRFGTISAQDLVSFVQTVPRMMQDSECHRLLVDAMNYHLLPYQQNMLQSRRTKVRGGLRVLVTVGGRLASTEKSLSRDILYRDPENNWNRLTEMAAKSFNQCVAVMDGFLYVAGGEDQNDARNQAKHAVSNFCRYDPRFNTWIHLANMTQKRTHFSLNAFNGLLFAVGGRNSDGCQSSVECYVPTSNQWQMKAPLEVPRCCHASSIIDGKILVTGGYINNAYSRSVCAYDPSSDSWQDKASLSTPRGWHCSVSLGDRAYVMGGSQLGGRGERVDVLTVECYNPHTGQWSYSAPLQTGVSTAGAAAFNNKIYLLGGWNENEKKYKKCIQRYNPDLNEWTDDEELAEATVGISCCIVTKPSHKTRESRASSISSAPVSI; this is encoded by the exons ATGGCACCTAAAAAGAAGAACGTCAAAAAGAACAAAGGCGCTATGAATGAGATGACCATCATCGTTGAGGATGGACCTTTGAGCAAATTAAATGGGTTAAACACTCTTATAGAGGGTGGCAATGGCTTCAGCTGCATCTCTGCTGAGGTAACAGATGCTTCCTATGGGCCAAGCCTCATGGAAGGCCTAAGCAAGATGAAACAAGAAGGCTTTTTGTGCGACTTGACCATTGCCACCAAAACAAAGTCTTTTAGTGTTCACAAAGTGGTGTTGGCTTCCTGCAGTGAATATGTTCATAATGCACTGAAGAAGGATTCCTCCATCCAGAGACTGGAGCTCAACGATATATCCCCAGTTGGCCTGGCTACAGTTATTGCATATGCTTACTCAGGGAAGCTTAACTTGTCTTTGTATACTATTGGTAGTACCATTGCCACTGCCAACTTTCTAAAAATTCAGAGCCTTGTAAAGATGTGCTGTGACTTTTTAATTCAGGAGGTCAATGTGGAAAATTGTATGTATGTGGCCAACGTTGCAGACACCTATGGACTAAAAAACACCAAAGAGGCTGCACAAAAATTCATGAGGGACAGTTTTATTGACTTTTCCGAAACAGACCAGTTCTTGAAACTCACCTACGATCAGATCAGCAATTTCTTATCGGATGATGCCCTACAGTTGCCTTCTGAAATCACAGCATTCCGTATTGCAATGAGATGGCTGGATTTCGACCAAAAGAGGATGAAGTATGCAGCTGATTTGCTGGCCAATGTACGTTTCGGTACAATCTCAGCGCAAGACCTGGTGAGCTTTGTGCAGACTGTGCCTAGGATGATGCAAGATAGTGAATGCCACAGGCTTCTTGTGGATGCCATGAATTACCACTTACTTCCATATCAACAAAACATGTTGCAGTCAAGAAGAACAAAGGTGCGCGGTGGCCTCAGAGTCCTAGTCACTGTGGGTGGACGTCTAGCCTCAACCGAAAAGTCCCTCAGCAGAGACATCTTGTACAGAGATCCTGAGAATAACTGGAATAGGCTGACCGAAATGGCTGCCAAAAGTTTTAATCAATGTGTGGCTGTCATGGATGGATTCCTTTATGTGGCTGGTGGTGAAGACCAGAATGATGCCAGAAACCAGGCCAAGCATGCTGTCAGTAATTTCTGCAG ATATGACCCCCGTTTTAACACTTGGATCCATTTGGCTAACATGACCCAGAAACGTACCCACTTCAGCTTGAATGCCTTCAATGGCCTGCTTTTCGCAGTAGGGGGACGCAATTCAGATGGCTGTCAGTCTTCAGTTGAATGTTACGTACCTACCTCCAACCAGTGGCAGATGAAGGCACCCCTTGAAGTGCCAAGGTGTTGTCATGCCAGTTCTATCATTGACGGGAAGATTTTGGTCACCGGCGGCTATATTAATAATGCATACTCACGCTCTGTGTGCGCCTATGACCCGTCAAGTGATAGCTGGCAAGACAAAGCCAGCCTCAGCACCCCAAGAGGGTGGCATTGCTCTGTTAGTCTAGGTGATCGTGCCTATGTCATGGGCGGCAGTCAGCTTGGAGGTCGTGGCGAGAGAGTTGATGTTCTGACAGTTGAATGTTATAACCCACACACTGGGCAATGGAGCTACTCTGCACCCCTACAGACAGGGGTTAGCACTGCAGGGGCTGCTGCCTTCAATAATAAGATTTACCTGCTTGGGGGCTGGAACGAAAATGAAAAGAAGTACAAAAAGTGTATCCAGCGTTACAACCCTGACCTCAATGAATGGACTGACGATGAAGAGTTGGCAGAAGCGACAGTAGGCATCTCGTGCTGTATTGTGACCAAACCAAGCCACAAAACCAGGGAGTCCAGGGCAAGCTCTATATCATCAGCTCCAGTcagcatttaa